A region from the Sphingomonas sp. S2-65 genome encodes:
- a CDS encoding COG4223 family protein yields the protein MSDEPFAPEAARTTSPGRKSLLIGGLSFLSGIAATAGILHFTGIERSPFPQPTPTMALPAQPVAVKMPAIPAGTDLATLSAREQALAGRLDQLENRLSDAGASARTASTYATQAERLMIAFSVRRAIERGTPLGGLEQQLRQRFGEGHGDAVASITRAAAQPVTIEDLRLAMDTIAPKLLAGPDDSVWVRARRILGDMVVLRPVGSPSPRSPDRLRRAKRDLDAGRVEAALAEVAHLPGVANAESWVSAARRYVEARHGLDEIERAAVQLPATPPPVAASQAVPPDAI from the coding sequence ATGAGCGACGAGCCTTTCGCGCCGGAAGCGGCACGCACCACCTCCCCAGGGCGGAAGAGCCTGCTGATCGGCGGCCTTTCCTTTCTGAGCGGCATCGCCGCGACCGCCGGCATCCTGCACTTCACCGGGATCGAGCGCAGCCCGTTCCCGCAACCCACCCCGACAATGGCGCTGCCGGCCCAGCCAGTTGCGGTAAAAATGCCCGCAATACCAGCGGGCACTGACCTGGCCACCCTGAGCGCGCGCGAGCAGGCGCTGGCGGGGCGACTGGATCAGCTGGAAAACCGGCTGAGCGATGCCGGCGCCAGCGCGCGCACCGCATCCACTTATGCAACCCAGGCCGAACGGTTGATGATCGCGTTCTCGGTACGCCGCGCGATCGAGCGCGGCACGCCGCTGGGCGGGCTGGAGCAGCAATTGCGCCAGCGCTTCGGCGAGGGCCATGGCGATGCCGTCGCGTCGATCACGCGTGCGGCCGCGCAGCCGGTGACGATCGAGGATCTGCGGCTGGCGATGGACACGATCGCCCCCAAGCTGCTGGCCGGCCCGGACGACAGCGTGTGGGTCCGCGCCCGCCGTATCCTGGGCGACATGGTGGTGCTGCGCCCGGTAGGATCGCCCAGCCCGCGCAGCCCCGACCGGCTGCGCCGCGCCAAGCGCGACCTGGATGCCGGACGCGTCGAAGCGGCGCTGGCGGAAGTCGCGCACCTGCCCGGCGTCGCCAATGCCGAGAGCTGGGTGTCCGCGGCGCGCCGCTATGTCGAGGCGCGGCACGGTCTGGACGAAATCGAGCGGGCGGCCGTGCAGCTTCCCGCCACCCCGCCGCCGGTCGCGGCATCCCAGGCGGTGCCGCCCGACGCGATCTGA
- a CDS encoding acyl-CoA dehydrogenase, whose translation MAEMGRFDWQDPFALEAQLTDEERMVQAAARDYAQGELLPRVTRAFLDENFDREIMSEMGQLGLLGATIPESYGGAGLGYVAYGLVAREVERVDSGYRSAMSVQSSLVMYPIHAYGTEEQKRKYLPKLASGEWVGCFGLTEPDAGSDPGGMRTRAEKIDGGYRLTGAKMWITNSPIADVMVVWAKSDAHDGAIKGFVLERGAAGLSTPKIEGKLSLRASVTGEIVMDGVEVGEDALLPNVQGLKGPFGCLNRARYGIAWGTMGAAEACMHAARQYTLDRHQFGRPLAATQLVQLKLADMETEIALGLQAALRAGRMFDDGNLAPEAISIIKRNNCGKALAIARVARDMHGGNGISAEFHVMRHAINLETVNTYEGTHDVHGLILGRAITGIAAF comes from the coding sequence ATGGCAGAAATGGGCCGGTTCGACTGGCAGGATCCGTTCGCGCTGGAGGCGCAGCTGACCGACGAGGAGCGGATGGTGCAGGCCGCCGCGCGCGACTATGCGCAAGGCGAGTTGCTGCCCCGCGTGACCCGCGCCTTTCTGGACGAGAATTTCGACCGCGAGATCATGTCGGAAATGGGCCAGCTGGGGCTGCTCGGCGCGACGATTCCTGAAAGCTATGGCGGCGCCGGGCTCGGCTATGTCGCCTATGGCCTGGTGGCGCGCGAAGTCGAGCGGGTCGATTCCGGCTATCGATCGGCGATGAGCGTGCAAAGCTCGCTCGTGATGTATCCGATCCACGCTTATGGCACCGAGGAGCAGAAGCGGAAATATCTGCCGAAACTCGCCAGCGGCGAGTGGGTCGGATGCTTCGGGCTTACCGAGCCCGATGCGGGTTCCGATCCGGGCGGGATGCGCACCCGGGCCGAGAAGATCGACGGCGGATACCGGCTAACCGGCGCCAAGATGTGGATCACCAATTCGCCGATCGCCGACGTCATGGTGGTGTGGGCCAAGTCCGACGCGCATGACGGAGCGATCAAGGGCTTCGTGCTCGAGCGCGGGGCCGCCGGGCTGTCGACGCCCAAGATCGAAGGCAAATTGAGCCTGCGCGCGTCGGTGACCGGGGAGATCGTCATGGACGGGGTGGAGGTCGGCGAGGACGCGCTGCTGCCCAATGTCCAGGGACTGAAGGGGCCGTTCGGCTGCCTCAACCGCGCCCGCTATGGCATCGCCTGGGGGACGATGGGCGCTGCCGAGGCGTGCATGCATGCCGCACGGCAATATACGCTCGACCGCCACCAGTTCGGCCGGCCGCTGGCGGCCACGCAGCTGGTCCAGCTGAAGCTGGCCGACATGGAGACCGAGATCGCGCTGGGGCTGCAGGCGGCACTGCGCGCCGGGCGGATGTTCGACGACGGCAATCTGGCGCCCGAGGCGATCAGCATCATCAAGCGCAACAATTGCGGCAAGGCGCTGGCGATCGCCCGCGTCGCGCGCGACATGCATGGCGGCAATGGCATCTCGGCCGAGTTCCATGTGATGCGCCACGCGATCAACCTGGAGACGGTCAACACCTATGAAGGCACGCACGACGTGCACGGGTTGATCCTCGGTCGGGCGATCACGGGAATCGCGGCGTTCTGA
- a CDS encoding GNAT family N-acetyltransferase has product MDRQPVLDGELVTIRPLRPEDWDAFQAAGSDPLIWELHPVPERWQPANFRRFFEEALACGGGLAIIERASGRLIGSSRYDAHDPANDEVEIGWTFLARAFWGGTYNREVKRLMLAHIHRFVGTAVFLVGAQNFRSRRAMEKIGGTLIEGRHHRGNGDVFPDHVVYAIRRGAA; this is encoded by the coding sequence ATGGATCGGCAGCCGGTCCTGGACGGCGAACTGGTCACCATCCGGCCGCTTCGTCCAGAGGATTGGGACGCGTTCCAAGCGGCAGGATCGGACCCGCTAATCTGGGAATTGCATCCGGTACCAGAGCGCTGGCAGCCTGCGAATTTCCGGCGCTTCTTCGAAGAAGCGCTGGCGTGCGGGGGCGGGCTGGCGATTATCGAACGGGCGAGCGGCAGGCTGATCGGGTCAAGCCGTTACGACGCCCACGATCCCGCGAATGACGAGGTCGAAATCGGCTGGACGTTTCTGGCGCGCGCTTTCTGGGGCGGCACCTATAATCGCGAGGTGAAGCGGTTGATGCTGGCGCATATCCACCGGTTCGTCGGCACCGCCGTCTTCCTGGTCGGCGCGCAGAATTTTCGATCCCGTCGGGCAATGGAGAAGATTGGCGGCACGCTGATCGAGGGGCGGCACCACCGTGGCAATGGCGACGTGTTCCCGGATCATGTGGTGTATGCGATCCGTCGGGGTGCCGCGTGA
- a CDS encoding CaiB/BaiF CoA transferase family protein → MKPLEGLRVVELARILAGPWCGQLLADLGAEVVKVERPGMGDDTRHWGPPFLRGADGENRDAAYFHAANRGKTSRFLDIATPEGQAKVRALIAGTDVVIENYKVGGLVKYGLDPATLRAADPRLVVCSITGFGQTGPYADRAGYDFIIQGMGGFMSLTGEPDGAPQKAGVAYADIFTGVYSAVAILAALRRRDVTGEGAHIDMALLDTQVGVLANQALNWMASGAVPHRMGNGHPNLVPYQAFETKDGALIVAVGNDAQFARLCAVLGLDLAQDARFATNPGRVTHRAALIPVLEAAIGAWNKAALYEALERVGVPAGPINRMDDVFADAQVAARGMRIERDGLPGVASPIVIDGERMVADLASPGRGIGHEAGE, encoded by the coding sequence GTGAAGCCGCTGGAAGGTCTTCGCGTCGTCGAGCTTGCCCGCATCCTGGCGGGGCCGTGGTGCGGGCAATTGCTGGCCGACCTGGGCGCCGAGGTAGTGAAGGTGGAGCGTCCCGGCATGGGCGACGACACGCGGCATTGGGGGCCGCCCTTTCTGCGCGGCGCCGATGGCGAGAACCGCGATGCCGCGTATTTCCATGCGGCCAACCGCGGCAAGACCAGCCGCTTCCTCGACATCGCCACGCCCGAGGGGCAGGCGAAGGTGCGCGCGCTGATCGCCGGTACCGATGTCGTGATCGAGAATTACAAGGTCGGCGGGCTGGTGAAGTACGGGCTCGATCCCGCGACGCTGCGCGCGGCCGATCCGCGGCTGGTGGTGTGTTCGATCACCGGGTTCGGCCAGACCGGCCCCTATGCCGACCGCGCGGGATATGATTTCATCATCCAGGGGATGGGCGGGTTCATGTCGCTGACCGGCGAGCCCGATGGGGCTCCGCAAAAGGCGGGGGTGGCGTATGCCGACATCTTTACCGGAGTATATTCGGCGGTGGCGATCCTGGCGGCGCTTCGGCGGCGTGACGTCACCGGTGAAGGCGCGCACATCGACATGGCGCTGCTCGACACCCAGGTGGGAGTGCTAGCCAACCAGGCGCTCAACTGGATGGCGAGTGGCGCCGTGCCGCACCGGATGGGCAACGGCCACCCCAATCTGGTGCCGTACCAGGCATTCGAGACGAAGGACGGGGCGTTGATCGTGGCGGTGGGCAATGACGCGCAGTTCGCGCGGCTGTGCGCGGTGCTCGGGCTCGATTTAGCGCAGGATGCGCGGTTCGCGACCAATCCGGGGCGCGTGACGCACCGCGCGGCGCTAATTCCCGTGCTGGAGGCGGCGATCGGCGCGTGGAACAAGGCGGCATTGTACGAGGCGCTGGAGCGCGTGGGCGTGCCCGCCGGCCCGATCAACCGGATGGATGACGTGTTTGCCGATGCGCAGGTCGCCGCGCGGGGGATGCGGATCGAGCGGGACGGGCTGCCGGGCGTGGCGAGCCCGATCGTGATCGACGGCGAACGGATGGTGGCGGATCTCGCCAGCCCGGGACGGGGGATTGGGCATGAAGCGGGGGAGTGA